A single Anatilimnocola floriformis DNA region contains:
- a CDS encoding DUF1501 domain-containing protein, whose protein sequence is MLTIADPRPTRHCQGLARREFLKIGALGSLGLGSMLTLPQLLQAKATGSPLVKDKSVVLLFLQGGPSHIEFFDPKMSAPSEYRSVTGELPTKHAGITFGGTFPQLASRADKFTVVRSYGSGNNGHTYESVTTAGNSLKSALSAIYARVAGVNNAASGIPNNVLVLPEAVKENLKIGSNFETGALPTLTQSGDLGPSYSAFNPAGGGQLKENLELKVSADRLLDRRNLLANLDGMKRAAEQIANVKGASEFQQQALDVITRGVAQAFDLKQESAATLERYDTEKLFPLAEVQRWSDMKRSTNLLGRQMLLARRLCEAGCGFVTVSDCGWDMHSNENSPKFLGGIHPLGRQVDHAVSAFIDDVRERGLEDKILLVVTGEMGRTPRINNNGGRDHYGDLTPLLLFGGGLKMGQVIGQSDAKAERAIANPFRPNNLMITIMNVLFDMGLLRLQTNIPRDIARLGETAEPIDGLL, encoded by the coding sequence ATGCTGACCATTGCCGATCCACGGCCTACTCGCCATTGCCAGGGCTTGGCCCGCCGAGAGTTTTTGAAGATCGGGGCCCTCGGCTCGCTCGGTCTCGGCAGCATGCTGACCTTGCCGCAGTTGCTCCAAGCCAAGGCCACCGGTTCGCCGCTGGTGAAGGATAAGTCGGTCGTCCTCCTGTTCCTGCAGGGTGGCCCTTCGCACATCGAGTTCTTCGATCCGAAGATGTCGGCCCCGTCCGAATACCGCAGCGTGACCGGCGAACTGCCGACCAAGCACGCAGGCATCACCTTCGGCGGCACCTTTCCGCAGCTGGCTTCGCGGGCTGACAAGTTCACCGTCGTGCGCAGCTATGGCAGTGGCAACAACGGCCACACCTACGAATCGGTCACCACGGCTGGCAATTCGCTGAAGTCGGCCCTCAGCGCCATTTATGCCCGCGTTGCCGGTGTGAACAACGCAGCGTCCGGCATTCCAAACAACGTTCTCGTCCTTCCCGAAGCCGTCAAAGAAAACCTGAAGATCGGCAGCAACTTCGAAACCGGTGCGCTGCCGACGCTGACGCAGTCTGGCGATCTCGGGCCGTCGTACAGCGCGTTCAACCCAGCCGGCGGCGGCCAGCTGAAAGAAAATCTCGAGCTGAAGGTCTCTGCCGATCGGTTGCTCGATCGCCGCAACCTGCTGGCCAATCTCGATGGCATGAAGCGAGCGGCTGAGCAGATTGCCAATGTCAAAGGGGCCAGCGAGTTTCAGCAGCAGGCACTCGACGTCATCACCCGCGGCGTGGCGCAGGCCTTTGATCTGAAACAAGAGAGCGCGGCCACGCTGGAGCGCTACGATACCGAAAAGCTCTTCCCGCTAGCCGAGGTGCAGCGCTGGAGCGACATGAAGCGGAGCACCAACCTGCTCGGCCGGCAAATGCTGCTGGCTCGCCGCCTGTGCGAAGCGGGTTGCGGTTTTGTGACAGTTTCGGACTGCGGCTGGGACATGCACAGCAACGAAAACAGCCCGAAGTTTCTCGGCGGCATTCATCCCCTCGGCCGGCAGGTCGATCATGCGGTTAGTGCCTTCATCGACGACGTGCGCGAGCGCGGCCTGGAAGACAAAATTCTCCTCGTCGTCACCGGCGAAATGGGCCGCACTCCACGCATCAACAACAACGGCGGCCGCGACCACTACGGCGATCTCACGCCGCTACTCCTCTTCGGCGGCGGTCTCAAAATGGGCCAGGTCATCGGCCAATCCGACGCCAAAGCCGAGCGGGCCATCGCCAATCCATTTCGGCCGAACAACCTGATGATTACCATCATGAATGTGTTGTTCGACATGGGCTTGCTGCGGCTGCAAACCAACATCCCCCGCGACATCGCCCGGCTAGGCGAAACAGCAGAACCGATTGACGGGTTGCTGTAG
- a CDS encoding alpha-2-macroglobulin family protein, producing MWTRFSVAALVLVGLLASGALSQAPDPAQQRTRAQEQMNKGNFKVAYDDFRALCLNEKNDGKEVASDLVLAVQCLNSLGRTKEFDEFVEATIKAHPNNWRLKQEAANQYINSQHQGFLIAGKYERGFHRGGGKVVNSVEKDRVRALQLMQEAIQLAQKDDVKPEVAQFFLRLSEQLLNNRGSEEAWRLQYLVDLATLPDLDDGYFYYRNNNGAPVDEKGNPVYHTNPGSWEKATTDGQRWRWAQEQAIENHPQLKFDVWMQFAQFLEQQFGVQTMQQGNYGRFFGPQSDDDTKKDESGTYALHTLKEDETIAKLASGIKRFTLPDEFNYIKLWQKIVAEDKGIHSENAYTQLAQVFENRRQYPTAAKVWADNIAKHGAGPNNWKTDRRNQIVNNWGTFEPSNTQPAGQGAVVDFRFRNGKKVKFEANALKIDQLLTDLKAYLKSDPGNSIDWNKINIGNIGSQIVYNNETKYVGESVATWSLDLDPRKEHFDRRITVTTPMQKPGAYLLTGTMDNGNVSKIIVWVADTAIVHKVLEGKQLYYIGDAVNGAPIAEANVEFFGWQSRHIGNNKFQVVTTNFAEKSGPDGILIPDPKDLKSDNFQWLITARDGKDGKARFAYYGFQGVWNGAVHDQEYKQVKIFTITDRPVYRPKQKVNFKLWLRTTKYDQEDTSEYAKKTIPIAIFNPKNEKVQTKTIDTDDYGGYVGEYELPEDATLGQYRISLDAGHNIPLNAMGGNTFRVEEYKKPEFEVKVDAPTEPVMLGEKITAKINAKYYFGAPVAKGKIKYKITRSPHNETWYPSAPWDWCFGQGYWWYGYDYSWYRGFNDWCGCRRPLPPWIHRGPQHPPEIVAEVEREISPDGSLDVEIDTAIAKELHGNTDHEYSISVEVRDESRRTITGSGNVLVARKPFKVFTWIDRGYYRVGDTVGANFKAQTLDKKPVEGKGVVTLYKITYDDKKQPIETAVRRWDVNTNAEGVAEQQIKASAKGQYRLSYVLTDKKEHKIEGGYIFTIVGDGVEGSDYRFNNLELVQDKQDYVPGDKLKLQVNTDRNDSTVLLFVRPTGAQYGRSVYQPPKVIRLKGKSVVEEIDIVKRDMPNFFVEALTISGGKVYTETKELIVPPEKRVLNVEVLPSATVYKPGQKAKVNVKLTDFNGENYSGSTVVSVYDKSVEYISGGSNVPDIKEFFWKWRRHHNPQTEESLARHSYNMSLPNKPGMEFLGVFGASVADEMEQDEAVALGDGKFEGGFGGGRGGMLANRAMAMDGVGGGGGRRMEMAAGMAPGMAPMAAAAPGMNMLADRQELRKSAGDANGVEMQQKQQAGGNAPLIEPSVRTKFADTAYWNGAITTGKDGTAEIEIDMPENLTGWKIRVWGMGQGTKVGSGDAEVTTRKDLLVRLQAPRFFVQKDEVVLTANVHNYLPKEKEVSVTLEVPGGILQPMSDTTVMVKIPAGGEQRVDWRCKVTNEGQAVVRMKALTDEESDAMEMKMPAFVHGMLKTESWASTIRPDKEIGKVNISVPTERRVEQSRLEIRYSPSLAMAMVDALPYLAEYPYDTTDTTLNRFLPSVITQKTLLDLKLNLKEIGEKRSNLNAQEIGDDKERAKGWKRFERNPVFDEEELSRMVKDGVKALTEQQISDGGWGWFSGWGEKSYPHTTAVVVHGLQVAKANDVAIVPGVLERGVNWLKLYQAAELQKLKNFENKTKDVPHKQYADALDAFIYMVLNDAEADNTEMRDRLYRDRVQLPVYAKAMFGLALEKVKDKEKLDMILQNIEQFLVQDTENETAYLRLPQDNQWWCWYGSEVEANAYYLKLLSKTEGKGERAPRIVKYLLNNRKHATYWQNTRDTAVCVESFAEFVKQSGEQEPALTVEVWIDGEKKKEVEINKDNLFTYDNKFVLEGKDVKDGMHEIEIKRRGKGPIYFNAYLTNFTLEDHITKAGLEVKVNRKYYKLTPVDKQIKVEGSRGQALNQKVEKYERGELKEGDTLKSGDLVEVELEIDSKNDYEYIMFEDMKAAGFETVDVKSGYNSNSLGAYMELRDNRVTFFVRALARGKHSVSYRMRAEIPGKFSALPTKASAVYAPELKGNSDEIKLNIVD from the coding sequence ATGTGGACCCGCTTTTCGGTGGCTGCTTTGGTCCTGGTAGGGCTGCTGGCTTCGGGAGCGTTGTCGCAGGCTCCCGATCCGGCTCAGCAACGGACTCGCGCCCAAGAACAAATGAACAAAGGCAATTTCAAAGTTGCCTACGACGATTTTCGGGCTCTCTGTCTGAACGAGAAGAACGACGGCAAGGAAGTGGCCAGCGATCTGGTCCTGGCCGTGCAATGCCTCAACAGCCTGGGGCGCACCAAAGAGTTCGACGAGTTTGTCGAAGCCACGATCAAAGCCCATCCGAACAACTGGCGGTTGAAGCAAGAGGCAGCCAATCAATACATCAACAGTCAGCACCAGGGCTTTCTGATCGCCGGCAAGTATGAGCGCGGCTTTCACCGCGGCGGCGGCAAGGTGGTGAACTCGGTCGAGAAGGACCGCGTGCGTGCTCTGCAGCTGATGCAAGAAGCGATTCAGCTTGCCCAGAAGGATGACGTGAAGCCCGAGGTGGCTCAGTTCTTCCTCCGTCTGTCGGAGCAACTGCTGAACAATCGCGGCTCGGAAGAAGCCTGGCGGTTGCAATATCTGGTCGACCTCGCGACGCTGCCAGATCTCGACGACGGCTACTTCTATTATCGCAACAACAACGGCGCCCCGGTCGATGAAAAGGGGAACCCGGTTTATCACACGAACCCCGGCAGTTGGGAAAAAGCCACGACCGATGGTCAGCGCTGGCGCTGGGCGCAGGAACAAGCGATCGAAAATCATCCGCAGCTGAAGTTCGACGTCTGGATGCAGTTTGCCCAGTTCCTCGAACAGCAATTCGGTGTGCAAACGATGCAGCAAGGCAACTACGGCCGATTCTTCGGACCGCAATCCGATGACGACACCAAGAAAGATGAGAGTGGCACTTACGCCCTGCACACGCTGAAGGAAGACGAAACGATCGCCAAGCTCGCCAGCGGCATCAAGCGGTTCACGCTGCCGGATGAGTTCAACTACATCAAGCTCTGGCAAAAGATCGTCGCCGAAGACAAAGGCATTCATAGCGAAAACGCTTACACGCAACTCGCGCAGGTCTTTGAAAATCGCCGCCAGTATCCGACGGCTGCCAAGGTTTGGGCCGACAACATCGCCAAGCATGGCGCGGGTCCGAACAACTGGAAAACTGACCGCCGCAATCAGATTGTGAACAACTGGGGCACATTCGAACCCTCGAACACACAGCCTGCCGGTCAGGGTGCCGTGGTCGACTTCCGTTTCCGCAATGGCAAGAAGGTGAAGTTCGAAGCCAACGCCCTGAAGATCGATCAGCTCCTCACCGATTTGAAGGCCTATCTGAAATCGGATCCGGGCAACAGCATCGACTGGAACAAGATCAACATCGGCAACATCGGTTCGCAGATCGTCTACAACAACGAGACGAAGTACGTCGGCGAATCGGTCGCCACCTGGTCGCTCGATCTCGATCCGCGCAAGGAACACTTCGATCGCCGGATCACGGTCACCACGCCGATGCAAAAGCCCGGCGCTTACTTGCTGACCGGCACGATGGACAACGGCAACGTCAGCAAGATCATCGTGTGGGTTGCCGATACGGCCATCGTGCACAAAGTGCTGGAAGGAAAGCAACTCTATTACATCGGCGATGCGGTGAACGGTGCGCCGATCGCCGAAGCCAATGTGGAGTTCTTCGGCTGGCAGTCGCGGCACATCGGCAATAACAAGTTCCAAGTGGTGACAACGAACTTCGCCGAGAAGTCGGGGCCCGATGGCATCTTGATTCCTGATCCCAAGGACCTGAAGTCCGACAATTTTCAATGGCTGATCACCGCTCGCGATGGCAAGGATGGCAAGGCCCGCTTTGCCTACTACGGCTTCCAGGGCGTGTGGAATGGCGCCGTGCATGATCAGGAATACAAGCAGGTCAAGATCTTCACGATCACCGATCGCCCGGTCTATCGGCCGAAGCAAAAAGTGAATTTCAAGCTGTGGCTGCGGACCACCAAGTACGATCAGGAAGACACCTCGGAGTACGCCAAGAAGACGATTCCGATCGCGATCTTCAATCCGAAGAACGAAAAGGTGCAGACCAAAACAATCGACACCGACGATTACGGCGGCTATGTCGGCGAGTACGAACTTCCTGAAGATGCCACGCTCGGTCAGTACCGAATTAGTCTCGATGCGGGGCACAACATTCCGCTGAATGCGATGGGTGGCAACACCTTCCGCGTGGAAGAATATAAGAAGCCCGAGTTTGAGGTGAAGGTCGACGCGCCGACCGAACCCGTGATGCTCGGCGAAAAGATCACGGCCAAGATCAATGCGAAGTATTACTTCGGCGCTCCGGTCGCGAAGGGGAAGATCAAGTACAAGATCACCCGCAGCCCGCACAACGAAACCTGGTATCCGTCGGCCCCCTGGGACTGGTGCTTCGGCCAAGGTTATTGGTGGTATGGCTACGACTACTCGTGGTATCGCGGCTTTAACGACTGGTGTGGCTGTCGTCGGCCGTTGCCGCCGTGGATCCATCGTGGTCCACAGCATCCACCAGAAATCGTCGCCGAAGTCGAACGCGAAATCAGCCCTGATGGCTCGCTCGATGTCGAAATCGACACCGCCATCGCCAAGGAATTGCACGGCAACACCGATCACGAGTACTCGATCTCGGTCGAAGTGCGTGACGAATCGCGCCGTACCATCACCGGCAGCGGCAACGTGCTCGTCGCTCGCAAGCCGTTCAAGGTCTTCACCTGGATCGACCGCGGCTACTATCGCGTCGGCGATACCGTGGGCGCAAACTTCAAAGCTCAGACGCTCGACAAGAAGCCCGTCGAAGGCAAGGGCGTCGTCACGCTCTACAAGATCACTTACGACGACAAGAAACAGCCGATCGAAACGGCTGTCCGCCGCTGGGATGTGAATACCAACGCGGAAGGTGTCGCCGAGCAGCAGATCAAGGCTTCGGCCAAGGGTCAGTATCGCTTGTCGTATGTGCTCACCGATAAGAAGGAGCACAAGATCGAAGGTGGTTACATCTTCACGATCGTCGGCGACGGCGTGGAAGGAAGCGACTATCGCTTCAACAACCTGGAACTGGTTCAGGACAAACAGGATTACGTTCCTGGCGACAAGCTGAAGTTGCAGGTGAACACCGATCGCAACGACAGCACGGTTCTCCTCTTTGTGCGGCCGACCGGCGCTCAATATGGACGGAGCGTCTATCAACCGCCGAAGGTGATTCGCCTCAAGGGAAAATCGGTCGTCGAAGAGATCGACATCGTCAAACGCGACATGCCGAACTTCTTTGTCGAAGCCCTGACGATCTCGGGCGGCAAGGTTTACACCGAGACTAAGGAACTGATCGTTCCGCCAGAAAAGCGGGTGCTGAATGTCGAAGTGCTACCTTCGGCCACGGTCTACAAGCCGGGGCAAAAAGCCAAGGTGAACGTCAAGCTCACCGACTTCAACGGCGAGAACTACAGTGGCTCGACCGTGGTGAGCGTCTACGACAAGTCGGTGGAATACATCTCCGGCGGCAGCAATGTGCCGGATATCAAAGAGTTCTTCTGGAAGTGGCGTCGCCATCACAATCCTCAAACCGAGGAGAGCCTGGCCCGTCATTCCTACAACATGAGCCTGCCGAACAAACCGGGAATGGAATTTCTCGGTGTGTTTGGCGCTTCGGTTGCTGACGAAATGGAGCAAGACGAAGCCGTCGCGCTCGGCGATGGCAAGTTCGAAGGTGGCTTTGGTGGCGGCAGGGGCGGTATGCTCGCGAACCGCGCCATGGCCATGGACGGTGTCGGCGGAGGAGGAGGTCGGCGCATGGAGATGGCTGCCGGCATGGCGCCAGGAATGGCTCCAATGGCTGCGGCTGCTCCGGGCATGAACATGCTCGCCGATCGCCAAGAGCTGCGCAAATCGGCCGGCGATGCCAACGGTGTGGAGATGCAACAGAAGCAACAAGCCGGCGGCAATGCTCCGCTCATCGAGCCTTCGGTTCGCACCAAGTTTGCCGATACTGCTTACTGGAATGGTGCGATCACGACCGGCAAGGATGGCACGGCTGAGATTGAAATCGACATGCCAGAAAATCTCACCGGTTGGAAGATTCGTGTTTGGGGCATGGGCCAAGGGACGAAGGTCGGCAGCGGCGACGCCGAAGTGACGACCCGCAAGGATCTGCTCGTTCGCTTGCAAGCCCCGCGGTTCTTTGTGCAGAAGGACGAAGTGGTGCTAACCGCAAACGTGCACAACTACCTGCCGAAGGAAAAAGAAGTCTCGGTCACGCTCGAAGTTCCCGGCGGCATTCTGCAGCCGATGAGCGACACGACCGTGATGGTGAAGATCCCCGCTGGCGGCGAACAACGCGTCGACTGGCGCTGCAAGGTCACCAACGAAGGCCAAGCCGTCGTTCGCATGAAGGCCCTTACCGATGAAGAATCGGATGCGATGGAAATGAAGATGCCAGCCTTTGTGCATGGCATGCTGAAGACTGAAAGCTGGGCCAGCACGATTCGCCCCGACAAGGAAATCGGCAAGGTCAACATCAGCGTGCCCACCGAACGGCGAGTCGAGCAGAGCCGCCTCGAAATTCGTTACTCGCCCAGCCTGGCGATGGCGATGGTCGATGCTCTGCCTTACCTGGCCGAATATCCCTACGACACGACCGATACGACTTTGAATCGCTTCCTGCCGAGCGTGATCACGCAAAAAACTTTGCTTGATCTCAAGCTCAACTTAAAGGAGATCGGCGAGAAGCGTTCGAATCTCAACGCGCAAGAGATTGGCGACGACAAGGAACGGGCGAAGGGCTGGAAGCGCTTCGAGCGCAACCCGGTCTTCGACGAAGAAGAGCTCAGTCGCATGGTGAAGGACGGCGTGAAAGCGCTGACCGAACAGCAAATCAGCGACGGCGGTTGGGGTTGGTTCAGCGGCTGGGGCGAAAAGAGCTACCCGCACACGACAGCCGTCGTGGTGCATGGCTTGCAAGTCGCCAAGGCCAACGATGTGGCCATCGTCCCCGGCGTGCTCGAGCGGGGCGTGAACTGGCTGAAGCTCTATCAGGCTGCGGAGCTGCAAAAGCTGAAGAACTTCGAGAACAAGACGAAGGACGTGCCGCACAAGCAGTACGCCGACGCCCTCGATGCCTTTATCTACATGGTGCTGAACGATGCCGAAGCGGATAACACCGAGATGCGCGATCGCCTCTACCGTGACCGCGTTCAGTTGCCCGTCTATGCCAAGGCCATGTTCGGTCTCGCCTTAGAGAAGGTGAAGGACAAAGAAAAGCTCGACATGATTCTGCAGAACATCGAGCAATTCCTTGTTCAGGATACGGAGAACGAAACGGCTTATCTCCGCTTGCCACAGGACAACCAATGGTGGTGCTGGTACGGCAGCGAGGTCGAAGCCAACGCTTATTACCTGAAGCTTCTCTCGAAGACCGAAGGCAAGGGTGAACGGGCGCCGCGAATCGTGAAGTATCTGCTCAATAATCGCAAGCATGCGACCTATTGGCAAAACACCCGCGACACGGCGGTGTGCGTCGAATCGTTCGCCGAGTTCGTCAAGCAAAGCGGCGAACAGGAACCAGCCCTCACGGTGGAAGTCTGGATCGACGGCGAGAAGAAGAAGGAAGTCGAAATCAATAAAGACAACCTCTTCACTTACGACAACAAGTTCGTACTCGAAGGCAAGGACGTGAAAGACGGTATGCACGAGATCGAGATCAAGCGCCGCGGCAAGGGGCCGATCTATTTCAATGCCTACCTGACCAACTTCACGCTCGAGGACCACATCACCAAGGCGGGCCTCGAAGTGAAGGTGAACCGCAAGTACTACAAGCTCACGCCGGTCGACAAGCAGATCAAGGTGGAAGGCTCGCGCGGCCAGGCCCTCAATCAGAAGGTCGAAAAGTATGAGCGCGGCGAACTGAAGG
- a CDS encoding DUF1501 domain-containing protein codes for MLSRRQILSNSAAGVGSLALWQLLGHEQLLGAAAKPEFNGGIHHPAKAKRVIQLFMNGGASQMDLFDYKPQLQKLHGQKFDPGTEERVEAATSAPGNVLGCPFTWKQYGECGRWVSDQLPATANHVDDIALLLGMQSRTNVHGPASYLMNTGFLLPGFPSFGSWVSYALGSLTDNLPTFVVLPDSRGLPYNQRGNFSSGFLSVTHQGTIINAAAPEPLHGLHAPASAKFITPAAEKDGLNLLAGLNRDHLATSDNDARLEARIRSYELAAKLQLSAPEVFDLSQESADTHKAYGLDNPASADFGKRCLIARRMIERGVRMVQVWSGANGPTGNWDNHGSIIKELPPMCAATDKATAALLADLKQRGLFDDTLLLWNTEFGRMPFSQGSEGRDHNGGASLGWMAGAGVKPGITYGETDEWSWRATKNVCTNYDFHATVLHLLGIDHEQLTYRHNGANRRLTDVHGHVIKEVLS; via the coding sequence ATGCTCTCCCGACGCCAAATACTCTCGAATTCCGCCGCCGGCGTCGGCTCACTCGCTCTTTGGCAACTCCTTGGCCACGAGCAACTTCTCGGCGCGGCTGCCAAACCCGAATTCAACGGCGGGATACACCATCCGGCAAAAGCCAAACGCGTCATTCAGCTCTTCATGAATGGCGGCGCGAGCCAGATGGACCTCTTCGATTACAAGCCGCAGCTGCAAAAGCTCCACGGTCAGAAGTTCGATCCAGGAACCGAAGAACGCGTCGAAGCCGCGACGAGTGCCCCCGGCAATGTCCTCGGTTGTCCTTTCACCTGGAAGCAATACGGCGAGTGTGGCCGCTGGGTCAGCGATCAATTGCCCGCCACGGCGAACCACGTCGACGACATCGCGCTGCTGCTGGGGATGCAATCGCGCACGAACGTCCACGGTCCGGCCAGTTACCTGATGAACACCGGTTTTTTGCTGCCGGGGTTTCCTTCGTTCGGCTCGTGGGTCAGCTACGCGCTCGGTTCGCTCACCGATAACTTGCCGACGTTTGTCGTGCTGCCGGATTCACGCGGCTTGCCGTATAACCAGCGTGGCAATTTCTCCAGCGGTTTCCTCTCCGTCACGCACCAAGGCACGATCATCAACGCTGCCGCGCCGGAACCGTTGCATGGCTTGCACGCACCTGCGTCGGCCAAGTTCATCACACCAGCTGCCGAAAAAGATGGCCTCAATTTGCTGGCCGGTTTGAATCGCGATCATCTGGCCACGAGCGACAACGATGCTCGCCTGGAAGCGCGAATTCGTTCCTACGAGCTCGCTGCGAAGTTGCAACTCAGCGCGCCCGAAGTTTTCGATCTCAGCCAAGAGTCAGCCGATACGCACAAAGCCTACGGCCTCGATAATCCCGCCTCGGCCGACTTCGGCAAGCGCTGCTTAATCGCGCGGCGAATGATCGAGCGCGGCGTGCGGATGGTGCAAGTCTGGAGCGGCGCGAACGGCCCGACCGGCAACTGGGACAACCACGGCAGCATCATCAAAGAGCTGCCGCCGATGTGCGCGGCCACCGACAAAGCTACTGCCGCCCTCCTCGCCGATCTGAAGCAACGCGGCCTCTTCGACGATACGCTCCTCCTCTGGAACACCGAGTTCGGCCGCATGCCGTTCTCGCAAGGAAGCGAAGGCCGCGACCACAACGGCGGCGCATCACTCGGCTGGATGGCCGGCGCCGGCGTCAAACCGGGCATCACTTACGGTGAAACCGACGAGTGGTCCTGGCGGGCGACGAAAAACGTCTGCACCAACTACGACTTCCACGCCACGGTGCTCCATCTCCTCGGCATCGATCACGAGCAACTCACCTATCGGCACAACGGCGCGAACCGCCGCCTGACCGACGTGCATGGGCATGTGATTAAAGAAGTGCTCTCTTAA